A single region of the Chryseobacterium culicis genome encodes:
- a CDS encoding TonB-dependent receptor, whose translation MKKKSIFLIAATATLYFNNAYAQETPQDSAKVSSIDQIVITGNSNPKKKIESSTAISTFSSKEIQKQNPISAAALLQRVPGFAVETSGGEVGNNLFARGIPSAGAYEFVQVQEDGLPVFEDGALQFANADNFFRVDNSVNRMEALRGGSGSIYATNSPGGLINFITREGTNDFRGTAKLETSTYGLMRTDVNVGGALVQDKLFFNVGGFYRTDDGIRKTGFKANNGGQIRMNLKYVFDKGYVKVYYKKLDDRNTFFLPIPLVQNGNKLKGFQGFDPNYGTYSYRAISQLNIPQAGGGFFNRNLEDGIHPKVDVLGAEFKYDLGNNFSVLNKTRYTNINMNYTGIFPAGLPETGADFATKPVSKGGDYGMTNYQYSLVSNGAIVNPAFVQKLGFWAIDKQMNNFVNDLQFNYKFDKGNVTAGFYKSNWKSHQYWNWSNILATATDRPELLNLVDTSLTPLDNGYSKTYNGVTGMTFLQRDTQTQGSLNDLYVNLDYNITDALSVNGGLRYSHDYYKGNFANTTTSNLNNSGLTTDGTHGFNTTTADDNMSVLGNKFTYWNFNVDKVSFTLAANYKINRENAVYARFSNGFRSPNEEAYYNYFSNPNPDKPLKSVTTNQLEVGYKYYSRTFDIAVIPFYSTLKNLSFTDIFSDGKSENTFANTENYGVEIEGYARLFNNILEVTFNGTVQSPKYKNLEAGSLLEGNVVRRMPKFYFNISPAVNITKSWRAYVSMNYYGKRFQDELNVQTLPSFSEFGAGMSYQLGKIRFAVDGTNIFNTIGITEGDPRAGSPNGDGIIMARPIMGAAARASITLDF comes from the coding sequence ATGAAAAAAAAATCGATCTTTTTAATTGCCGCTACAGCTACGTTATATTTTAATAATGCTTATGCTCAGGAAACTCCGCAGGATTCTGCAAAAGTTTCTTCTATAGATCAGATTGTCATTACCGGAAATTCAAACCCGAAGAAAAAAATAGAATCCAGTACTGCAATTTCTACATTCAGTTCCAAAGAAATCCAGAAGCAGAATCCAATCAGTGCTGCTGCTTTATTACAGAGAGTTCCAGGGTTTGCCGTGGAAACTTCAGGAGGTGAAGTAGGAAACAACCTTTTTGCAAGAGGGATTCCTTCTGCAGGAGCCTATGAATTTGTACAGGTACAGGAAGATGGTCTTCCGGTTTTTGAAGACGGAGCACTTCAGTTTGCCAATGCGGATAATTTTTTCCGCGTAGATAATTCAGTGAACCGTATGGAAGCTTTGAGAGGAGGTTCCGGATCTATTTACGCCACGAATTCTCCCGGTGGTCTGATCAACTTTATTACCAGAGAAGGAACCAATGATTTCAGAGGTACTGCGAAACTTGAGACAAGTACATATGGATTAATGCGTACCGATGTTAACGTAGGTGGAGCATTGGTTCAGGATAAATTGTTTTTCAATGTCGGAGGTTTTTACAGAACAGATGACGGAATCAGAAAAACAGGTTTCAAAGCCAATAATGGAGGACAGATCAGAATGAATCTTAAATATGTCTTTGATAAAGGCTATGTAAAAGTGTATTACAAAAAACTGGATGACAGAAATACATTCTTCCTTCCTATTCCATTGGTACAAAACGGAAATAAACTGAAAGGATTCCAAGGGTTTGATCCTAACTATGGAACGTATAGCTACAGAGCAATCAGCCAGCTGAATATTCCACAGGCCGGAGGCGGATTTTTCAACAGAAATCTTGAAGACGGAATCCATCCGAAAGTAGATGTACTAGGCGCTGAGTTTAAATATGATCTTGGAAATAATTTCAGTGTTTTAAACAAAACAAGATATACGAATATCAACATGAATTATACAGGGATTTTCCCTGCCGGATTGCCTGAAACTGGAGCTGACTTTGCAACTAAACCTGTTTCCAAAGGTGGAGATTATGGTATGACTAATTATCAATATTCTTTAGTAAGTAACGGAGCGATTGTAAATCCCGCATTTGTCCAAAAATTAGGTTTCTGGGCTATTGATAAGCAGATGAATAACTTTGTGAATGACTTACAATTCAATTATAAATTCGACAAAGGAAATGTTACCGCAGGTTTCTATAAATCTAACTGGAAGTCTCATCAATACTGGAACTGGAGCAACATTCTGGCTACTGCAACAGACAGACCGGAATTGCTGAACCTTGTGGATACTTCTCTTACTCCTTTGGATAATGGTTATTCAAAAACATATAACGGAGTGACGGGTATGACATTTTTACAGAGAGACACTCAGACTCAGGGAAGTTTGAATGATCTTTATGTAAACCTGGACTACAATATTACCGATGCTTTAAGTGTAAATGGAGGTCTTCGTTACAGCCACGATTATTATAAAGGAAATTTTGCCAATACAACAACTTCCAATTTAAATAACTCAGGGTTAACAACGGATGGAACTCATGGTTTCAACACCACAACTGCTGATGATAATATGAGTGTACTGGGAAATAAATTTACTTACTGGAATTTTAACGTAGATAAAGTTTCTTTCACATTAGCCGCGAATTATAAAATCAACAGGGAGAATGCTGTGTATGCGCGTTTTTCCAATGGTTTCAGATCTCCGAACGAGGAAGCGTACTACAACTATTTTTCCAATCCAAACCCTGATAAACCTTTAAAATCAGTAACGACCAATCAGTTGGAAGTAGGATATAAATACTACTCGCGTACCTTTGATATAGCCGTGATTCCGTTCTATTCTACCTTGAAGAACCTGTCGTTTACAGATATTTTCTCTGATGGAAAATCTGAAAACACCTTTGCCAATACAGAGAACTATGGAGTAGAGATAGAAGGGTATGCCCGCTTATTCAATAATATTTTAGAAGTTACCTTCAACGGAACCGTTCAGAGTCCAAAATATAAAAACCTTGAAGCCGGAAGTCTTCTGGAAGGAAATGTGGTGAGAAGAATGCCGAAGTTTTATTTTAATATTTCACCGGCTGTGAACATTACCAAGTCATGGAGAGCTTATGTAAGCATGAATTATTATGGAAAACGCTTCCAGGATGAGCTGAATGTACAGACCTTACCTTCTTTCTCAGAATTTGGAGCAGGAATGTCTTATCAGTTAGGAAAAATACGTTTTGCAGTGGATGGTACCAATATCTTTAATACAATTGGTATTACAGAAGGAGATCCAAGAGCCGGATCACCCAATGGAGATGGAATTATCATGGCAAGACCTATTATGGGAGCTGCTGCCAGAGCTTCCATCACTTTAGATTTCTAA
- a CDS encoding trehalase family glycosidase, protein MSNQLYINEIQSLFDDVQRSEIFEDQKMMTDAVPLFPIAKINEDYEQTKNTEGFDLKDFVMTHFDFLGARVSVHREKQLPIGEHIEKLWDELTRTAYEEKGTLLKLPKPYIVPGGRFNEFFYWDSYFIMLGLKASGRVEMMKNIIENCSYLIQNVGFVPNASRTHFLSRSQPPYFSLMLDLLFETTNDEGIYTEYHDTLEKEYAFWMNGEEWLENNSSVKRVVKTIDGDILNRYYDAENAPRPESYLIDIEDHKKTSGDEFYRNIRSACESGWDFSSRWFADGENIQTIETLNLAQVDLNCLLWHLETTLAKSSALHNLSEKENYFSERAASRRQMINKYFWDGNTNNYKDYHTKKNTKTPSEHIAALYPLFLGIADHTQAEAVAKAVAEKFLYKGGLVTTTKNSGQQWDLPNAWAPYQWLGFKAMKNYGFNELAEKIKDNWCSNVERVYKNTGKLMEKYNALDTETIAGGGEYPNQDGFGWTNGVYLQLQQN, encoded by the coding sequence ATGAGTAATCAGCTTTACATAAACGAAATTCAAAGCCTGTTTGATGATGTACAGAGATCTGAAATTTTTGAAGATCAGAAAATGATGACGGATGCAGTTCCTCTGTTTCCCATTGCAAAGATTAATGAAGATTATGAACAAACAAAAAATACTGAAGGTTTTGACCTGAAAGATTTTGTGATGACTCATTTTGACTTTTTGGGAGCAAGAGTTTCCGTACACAGAGAAAAACAACTTCCTATTGGTGAACATATTGAGAAATTATGGGATGAATTGACCCGTACAGCGTATGAAGAAAAAGGAACACTTTTAAAATTACCAAAACCTTACATCGTTCCCGGAGGTCGTTTTAATGAGTTTTTCTATTGGGACAGCTATTTTATTATGCTTGGGCTAAAAGCTTCCGGCAGAGTAGAAATGATGAAGAACATTATTGAGAACTGTTCTTATCTGATTCAAAACGTAGGATTTGTTCCGAATGCCAGCAGAACTCATTTCCTGAGCAGATCACAGCCTCCCTATTTTTCATTAATGCTGGATCTTCTTTTTGAAACCACGAATGACGAAGGAATTTATACAGAATACCATGACACTTTGGAAAAAGAATATGCTTTCTGGATGAATGGTGAAGAATGGCTTGAAAACAATTCCAGTGTAAAAAGAGTAGTTAAAACAATAGACGGAGATATTCTGAACCGTTATTACGATGCAGAAAATGCACCTCGCCCTGAAAGTTACCTGATCGATATTGAAGATCATAAAAAAACTTCAGGAGATGAATTTTACAGAAATATAAGAAGTGCCTGTGAATCCGGCTGGGATTTTTCCAGCAGATGGTTTGCAGACGGAGAAAATATACAGACGATAGAAACGCTGAACCTTGCACAGGTTGATCTGAACTGTCTTTTATGGCATTTGGAAACTACTTTGGCGAAATCATCAGCGCTTCACAATCTGAGTGAAAAAGAAAATTATTTTTCAGAAAGAGCAGCAAGCCGAAGACAGATGATCAATAAATATTTCTGGGATGGAAATACTAACAATTATAAAGATTATCACACTAAAAAAAACACAAAAACACCGTCTGAACATATTGCTGCTCTTTACCCTTTATTCCTGGGAATTGCAGACCATACACAAGCTGAAGCGGTTGCCAAAGCAGTTGCTGAAAAATTTCTTTATAAAGGCGGGCTTGTCACCACAACCAAAAACTCAGGACAGCAATGGGATCTTCCCAATGCGTGGGCTCCTTATCAATGGCTGGGCTTTAAAGCAATGAAAAATTATGGCTTTAACGAGCTGGCAGAAAAAATTAAAGACAACTGGTGTTCAAACGTAGAAAGAGTCTACAAAAACACCGGAAAACTGATGGAAAAATACAATGCATTAGACACAGAAACAATAGCAGGCGGCGGGGAATACCCCAATCAGGATGGATTCGGTTGGACCAATGGAGTGTATTTACAATTACAACAAAACTGA